The Xenopus laevis strain J_2021 chromosome 7S, Xenopus_laevis_v10.1, whole genome shotgun sequence genome includes a window with the following:
- the mxi1.S gene encoding max-interacting protein 1 isoform X1: protein MERHVEPLGAPRLREGSGDTGGLFLDHVQMLLEAAGHLERLERKKCEHGYASTFPSPESSDPLTLKQKRIKSKRFGAFGINNRSTHNELEKNRRAHLRLCLERLKDLIPLESDSTRHTTLGLLNKAKLHIKKLEETSRRGQHQLEVLEREQRFLKRRLEQLQGCTESERVRSDSIGSRASTDTSDSEREDIEVDVESTELGSRTSSTSISDLDDHSSIQSLGSDEGYSSTSIKLSFSS from the exons ATGGAGCGGCACGTGGAGCCCCTGGGAGCCCCCAGACTGAGGGAAGGGTCGGGGGACACGGGGGGGCTGTTCCTGGATCACGTGCAGATGTTGTTAGAAGCAGCCGGACACCTGGAGAGACTGGAGAGGAAAA AGTGTGAGCATGGTTACGCCTCGACCTTCCCTTCTCCCGAGAGTTCTGACCCATTGACATTAAAGCAGAAGAGGATAAAGTCAAAGAGATTTGGTGCTTTTGGCATTAACAATAG ATCAACGCACAATGAACTGGAGAAGAACAG GAGAGCCCACTTGCGCCTGTGTTTGGAGAGGTTAAAGGACCTGATCCCCCTGGAGTCGGACAGCACCCGGCACACAACTCTGGGGCTGCTCAACAAGGCAAAGCTCCATATTAAG AAACTTGAAGAGACGTCCCGGCGCGGGCAGCACCAGCTGGAGGTTCTAGAGCGGGAGCAGAGGTTCCTGAAGAGAAGACTGGAGCAGCTCCAGGGCTGCACCGAATCGGAGCGAGTGCGGTCGGACAGTATCGGATCCCGCGCTTCCACCGACACATCCGACTCTGAGAGAG AGGATATTGAAGTGGACGTTGAGAGCACAGAATTGGGCAGCAGAACCAGTAGCACCAGTATCAGTGACCTGGATGACCACAGCAGCATCCAAAGCTTGGGCAGCGACGAGGGCTACTCCAGCACCAGCATCAAGTTGTCTTTCAGCTCGTAG
- the mxi1.S gene encoding max-interacting protein 1 isoform X2, with product MDLVRMLNIQRLLEAAEFLERRDTECEHGYASTFPSPESSDPLTLKQKRIKSKRFGAFGINNRSTHNELEKNRRAHLRLCLERLKDLIPLESDSTRHTTLGLLNKAKLHIKKLEETSRRGQHQLEVLEREQRFLKRRLEQLQGCTESERVRSDSIGSRASTDTSDSEREDIEVDVESTELGSRTSSTSISDLDDHSSIQSLGSDEGYSSTSIKLSFSS from the exons ATGGACCTGGTGCGAATGTTAAATATCCAGCGCTTGCTGGAGGCGGCCGAATTCCTGGAGAGAAGGGACACAG AGTGTGAGCATGGTTACGCCTCGACCTTCCCTTCTCCCGAGAGTTCTGACCCATTGACATTAAAGCAGAAGAGGATAAAGTCAAAGAGATTTGGTGCTTTTGGCATTAACAATAG ATCAACGCACAATGAACTGGAGAAGAACAG GAGAGCCCACTTGCGCCTGTGTTTGGAGAGGTTAAAGGACCTGATCCCCCTGGAGTCGGACAGCACCCGGCACACAACTCTGGGGCTGCTCAACAAGGCAAAGCTCCATATTAAG AAACTTGAAGAGACGTCCCGGCGCGGGCAGCACCAGCTGGAGGTTCTAGAGCGGGAGCAGAGGTTCCTGAAGAGAAGACTGGAGCAGCTCCAGGGCTGCACCGAATCGGAGCGAGTGCGGTCGGACAGTATCGGATCCCGCGCTTCCACCGACACATCCGACTCTGAGAGAG AGGATATTGAAGTGGACGTTGAGAGCACAGAATTGGGCAGCAGAACCAGTAGCACCAGTATCAGTGACCTGGATGACCACAGCAGCATCCAAAGCTTGGGCAGCGACGAGGGCTACTCCAGCACCAGCATCAAGTTGTCTTTCAGCTCGTAG
- the smndc1.S gene encoding survival of motor neuron-related-splicing factor 30 isoform X2 — protein sequence MAEALAKQLAGYKAQLQQVESVITANGKNDDLLKLKKDLQEVIELTKDLLSSQPSEVTDDSCDVAFTSGNQWWKVGERCMAIWSDDGQWYEAEIEEIDEENGTAAITFAGYGNAEVTSLLNLRPVELGRKAKEDSGNLPMSKKEMIAAQREHKKKKALKKVQRIKELEQEREDQKVKWQHFNNKAYSKNKKGQVKRSIFASPVSVMGKVGVGTCGIADKPMTQYHDTSKYNVRHLMPQ from the exons ATGGCAGAAGCTCTGGCTAAGCAGCTGGCGGGTTACAAAGCCCAACTGCAACAGGTTGAATCGGTGATAACGGCCAACGGCAAGAATGACGATTTACTGAAACTAAAGAAAGATTTGCAG GAAGTGATAGAATTAACCAAAGATCTTCTATCGTCACAACCCTCGGAAGTGACGGACGATTCCTGTGACGTCGCATTCACCAGCGGAAACCAGTGGTGGAAGGTTGGAGAGAGGTGTATGGCGATCTGGAGTGATGACGGACA GTGGTACGAGGCCGAGATCGAGGAAATAGACGAAGAGAACGGGACTGCGGCCATAACCTTTGCCGGCTACGGCAATGCGGAAGTAACGTCTTTGCTCAATCTGAGGCCAGTTGAGTTGGGGAGGAAAGCCAAAGAGGACAGCGGGAATCTGCCTATGTCTAA GAAAGAGATGATCGCTGCACAGAGAGAACATAAAAAGAAGAAAGCACTGAAGAAAGTCCAGAGAATAAAGGAGCTGGAACAGGAGAGGGAAGACCAGAAGGTGAAATGGCAGCACTTCAATAACAAGGCCTACTCCAAAAACAAGAAAGGCCAG GTCAAGAGAAGTATCTTTGCCTCTCCCGTGAGTGTGATGGGGAAGGTGGGCGTGGGTACGTGTGGCATTGCAGATAAACCCATGACACAGTATCACGATACTTCCAAATACAACGTTCGGCATCTCATGCCCCAGTGA
- the smndc1.S gene encoding survival of motor neuron-related-splicing factor 30 isoform X1 produces the protein MRRRAARLHLLIPVAGSLQMAEALAKQLAGYKAQLQQVESVITANGKNDDLLKLKKDLQEVIELTKDLLSSQPSEVTDDSCDVAFTSGNQWWKVGERCMAIWSDDGQWYEAEIEEIDEENGTAAITFAGYGNAEVTSLLNLRPVELGRKAKEDSGNLPMSKKEMIAAQREHKKKKALKKVQRIKELEQEREDQKVKWQHFNNKAYSKNKKGQVKRSIFASPVSVMGKVGVGTCGIADKPMTQYHDTSKYNVRHLMPQ, from the exons ATGAGACGTAGAGCGGCGCG GCTCCACCTCCTCATTCCTGTTGCTGGTTCCTTGCAGATGGCAGAAGCTCTGGCTAAGCAGCTGGCGGGTTACAAAGCCCAACTGCAACAGGTTGAATCGGTGATAACGGCCAACGGCAAGAATGACGATTTACTGAAACTAAAGAAAGATTTGCAG GAAGTGATAGAATTAACCAAAGATCTTCTATCGTCACAACCCTCGGAAGTGACGGACGATTCCTGTGACGTCGCATTCACCAGCGGAAACCAGTGGTGGAAGGTTGGAGAGAGGTGTATGGCGATCTGGAGTGATGACGGACA GTGGTACGAGGCCGAGATCGAGGAAATAGACGAAGAGAACGGGACTGCGGCCATAACCTTTGCCGGCTACGGCAATGCGGAAGTAACGTCTTTGCTCAATCTGAGGCCAGTTGAGTTGGGGAGGAAAGCCAAAGAGGACAGCGGGAATCTGCCTATGTCTAA GAAAGAGATGATCGCTGCACAGAGAGAACATAAAAAGAAGAAAGCACTGAAGAAAGTCCAGAGAATAAAGGAGCTGGAACAGGAGAGGGAAGACCAGAAGGTGAAATGGCAGCACTTCAATAACAAGGCCTACTCCAAAAACAAGAAAGGCCAG GTCAAGAGAAGTATCTTTGCCTCTCCCGTGAGTGTGATGGGGAAGGTGGGCGTGGGTACGTGTGGCATTGCAGATAAACCCATGACACAGTATCACGATACTTCCAAATACAACGTTCGGCATCTCATGCCCCAGTGA